The Trichomycterus rosablanca isolate fTriRos1 chromosome 17, fTriRos1.hap1, whole genome shotgun sequence DNA segment AGATTTACAGTGGAGTGGAAACAAGTATTaaaccactttttttttgttatttgaaTTACCTAGAGTGCATATAACTGCTTTAAATTACaaacaaaatgtcttttaacttTGTACTTACAATCATCAACAAAACATTATGTATTCAAAAGCAAGAAACTAAAGTTGTCATtacatgtatgtaaatgtgacaATAATAAATCAAGTTTTCATTAAAAAGTCAGTACAGTATTCTGTAAAATATAATATGAACTTCTAATCTTGCATTATTTTAGGTCTAAAACACAGGTTTTTTTTGGAGGGGGTCACCCTGGATcattggctttttttttttttttttttttttttttttttgtacaatttTCCCCATCTAGGAATTCACCTTTTCCctttgaataataaaataagttttATTGTTTAACTTGCAACATTTGTTTGCTTCCAGTAGGCATTGGGTCATGTGGGGTAATAGCCATAAAGCTTGAATCTTTATCTTTATCATTTCTCTGTGAGGTAATGACGTGGTGGAGGGTTCAATGTTCACTGTTTAGTTCCAGTGGGCTTGGAGACTCTAACAGTGTGAATTTCTATCAGGGCGTGAGAAGTCAGATTTAGAGGTCATTTTAAGATTTTCAGACAGCTATTACAACACACAAGTTgaagacaaaattaaaaaaatcaacaaatacattaatttaaaaagaaattacTTAATAAAAATGGCAGCTTGATGGTGCAGGTGTTAGAGTGGGTGCCGTATAGTAACATGCTCCATGAAATTCATTTGTCATTTCAGGTCAATGTCTGTGGCTGCTATAATTTACATctaggtgtgtgagtgtgtgtcatcCAGCGATGGGTCCACTGTCAAGGGTTGTGTTTCTACCTTCCAGTGTCCAATGTTTGACCAGCATGGGGCAattggtaaaataaataaatgaatattattaaataaatacatgttaaaataacacaataaatGCCCCCTTGCCATAGTTACAGAATATGTGTCATTGTTTCTTCTGGTTATAAATACTTTAACTCAATCAAGCAAAACCCCTGAAACTAATTAGTTAAGGAATTTACCGACATTGAAAGATGTTTAAAATGTCTTATGGGACTTTCAAGTTGGGAGTGTTCTCATCAGACTGGTAGGGGTAAATTATTTACTAATTAAACACCGTCATTTACTATGTGCACATAGCACAGCACAATTTATTAGTGCTTGTTTACAGTTCTTTGTACATATTGTTACTGATTTTGCACACTTTTTCTACATCAATACATCAGTGTACGAAGCTGAACGAATGTCCTTAGTCGACAGGGTAATTGCCTTACATGCATTCAAGTCCTGATTTGTTTGAAACTGACTGCTCAAGTGTAAAATAAAAGGCAATATTTACTGGCTGGTTCTCAGCACAGAATATATAAACAGGGATTCATAAAGAGCCAGTTAATCTTTACTCTACCTTAATGTTCTTTTCAattttaatggtctttttaacccagtaaataataaaaaatacatacggCAACATATATTATTCATTTGActgtgtagaaagttctataataTCGTTTAACTTTGACTCATTAGTAATTACTGACAGCTGGTGATTTTTCTTGTCCGTGTACATAGGGTTAGTTTGTTGCCAAGGTCAGGAATATAATCCAAACTATCATCTTAAGCTAAGAGGAAATCTATTCACATGGTCAGGTAATTTAATCCGAGAATCATCAACAGCAAGACTGATATTTTGGAAGCTTCTGGAAAACGGGTGTCAACAGTCAAGCAAGCATTATATTGTGAAAGGCTTAGAGGCTGCGACACAAGAAGGAAGCCCCTATAAGATGACAGCAACGGTAAAGTACAAGTGGCTTGCCTACCAAAAATGAAATCCAATCCAAAAAGTTACAAAAGAACCCGTATGAACATCTAGAAAACTGCAGGCTTGGCTCAAATAAGGTCAGTTTTTAGAATTCTACCGTAATGCCTtgttttgccaaaaaaaaaacataaatcttTTGAGATAATGTTCTgtggaaaaaaaattataaactttaataataataaactgtccTGGTGTGAAACTAACACAACTAACCAAACAACCCTTTTAAGCAGGAGCTTCAAAGCAAAAAAGGAAGcaaaattaaggttttggagGGCATAGACCTAAACTTTTGTCTGCAAACCTATTGAGATGCTGCGACATAACCTTAAACAGGCAGTTCACGTTTGGAGGCTAGAGTAGGTAACAATTCCTCTGAAGTATTGTGAAAGAATGTGGCACAGCCATGGTGTGGCACAACCAGTTCTTAGGTTTAATGAGCAATTACATATTCACATTGGTATAAATAACTGTTGCATGTCTTATTCCTTCAAGAAATAACTTATAATCTGTGTTGTGTCTTTGTcttatattacatattgtgaGTGACTCTGAACCACTTAGTGTAACACAGGAAATcaaaagggggcaaatactttttcacagcactgcagttactGGGATATCAAGGTAAAGGACCTCGACATGGACCAGCTGTTGCTTCGTTCCCTCCTGTTTCTAGCCTGGGCAGAGTACAGCTAAATAAACTATAGTGGCTAGCCAGCCCGGAACTGTGGAGGCatactgtacaaacacacactgacatacacacacaaaccacacaaacacacacatacgcttgtgtatataaacacaaatacacagacccacagttaaacacacacactactgcccTGAAAGCCATAAGCACATGTATCCTTACCCTCCAAATGTCAAATGTATGCAAACACGCCGTAGCCTATACACTGGCATGCACGGTCAACCTGTGCATACAAACCCATGGGAGTAATGATGTGGCTCAGTGAGAGATCTGAATTATTTAACGAACAGGGTTGATTTATAACAGCGTGCAGGAAAAGCCCTGATCAAACAGGATTAAGATTACAACACCTATTTCCACTGGCTGTTCCTTTTAGATCCGCCAAGCACAAAAAGACTTCTGGATATTTTCAGAGCAGCATCTATTTCTAATGCAAGTTTCCTAATTAATttataaggaggtggtttcaggCATGACCCGATGCCCTTAAGTACAATGAAAGCAATGCTAGCAGCTCAGTAACCTGAATTCACAGAGCGACGTCCATTAGTCAGCCGCATGAAAAAGGGTCATGTGTACTGGGGGCAATAATCAAAGTAACACCCAAGATCACGGGTTCACATATCACACTGGCATGATATGAAACCAGTGTGTAATTCCTCTCAGTATCAATATGAAGCGGTTTATATGGCCTGGTCTTAGATAAGAAGCAGCACAGCAGTGGCAACATGGTCCATATTTATTGGACCCTCTTGTTAAAATTCTGGGACTTTGTTATGCAGTCTGTCTATCCttataaaatgttgttttatagATGTTTGCTCAGTCATTAGAATACTGAGTATCTGCTTGCTTGTGTGTtagcattttcattttcaatttGGGATAGGAGATGGCAACTGGCTACATAACTGCTAAATCTACAAAAGAAGTGCATACAGTAAACATACCTGTCTGTGTCTTCCAATTAATGATGATGTATTTTTTGGGCGGCAAAGTGGTACAATGGAAAGagctgtcacttcacagcaagaagggcttggGCTTGAGTGCCCATCTGAGGAgccagggcatcacacactcacttatttattccCACTCATACATACATAAGGACACTTTGGATTAGCTAGTCCACCAGCTGGcatttttttaaagatcccAAAACTCATATGGATATAGAAGGATCTTGATTAACTCTTGATTTACAGTTCAGTCAGTAACCTgagacaaggatcaaacccaagtccCTGAAGCTTGCAGCACTACTGTGCCACTCACATAACTATCCGAGTGTTACACATCTATGTATACAACAACCTGTTTCTATGGACAATTCAGATTAGCCAGTTTATGTAATAGCATGTTTCTGGTGGGGGATTAAAGTACCAAGAAGAAACCCATGTGAACTTCAGGAGAGGAAGCAGAACTCCAAACAGACAGTAAGTGGAGGTAAAGATTGAACCGAGGGCCCAGATGTGTCACCCTGTGCTGTGCTGAATTCCTAACTCACTAATTGACAGTAAGCTGGGGCTCACCTGGTAAAGCGCACTTTACAGATGGCACACTCAtagggcttctctcctgtgtgcgTACGAATATGGCGGGGCAGCTTGCCTGCACCCTGGATGACCTTAGAGCATATAGGGCACTTCTGGAAGGCCTTGGAGCGCATCTTTCTCTCGCCGCTTGCACCCCCTGTGCTAGGCTGCCCCCCAGGGCCTCCACCTCCTGCACCTCGGACAGAGGTCCAGAGGGGCGCAGATACTTCCTCGCGCTGCACACTGTTAAAGTACTTCAAGTAAAACTCTACATCGTGGTCCTCTCCATCATCACCCTCATCTTTGACCCCCGCCGGTCTCTCTTTCTGCCGCTCTATAGAGTCCATCATCTGCTGAAGGAGCGCACTAGCAGgtcctctctctgtctcccgcACCGCCTCTGCTTCCCGCTCTGTTTTGGGCTCGACCTGATGGAGGTAGTAGTGTCCATTCTGTGAGGACGGGACATAGAAATGCGAGAGCGCTTCAGTGCCGTTCCCTTGAGTCCAGAGCAGCACGTCCTTGGTGTCCTGCCGCTCTCCGTGGCTGTCCTCGGGTTCGGGCGGAGGGTGCATTGTCAGGGCTGGGGCAAGGGGATTGAAGTAGCTGGATGGGGTGCCGTTTCTGTCAGCGCCGTTACGCTGGCTAAAGTGCAGTTGTGCGGGCAGGTCCCTGAGCTCTGGCGTACTGCAGCTGCTGCTCCACTGCGCCCCCCGCTGGAAGAACTCTAAGTACTCACGAGCGCGTACTCGGCTGCAACGTCCACGCTCCTCATCTTCTTCCAGTTCATCTTCTTTTCGATCGCACGTCTGAGGATAGTAAGCATGGCCACAATGTTACAGTCAATAACCACCTCACTGTTTTTCTTCTGCACTTATTTCATATGCTACAGGAGCATCataagaaatataataaaaaaatgtagcaTATTaaactaacatttacatttaaacatggtAACTCTTCTTAATAAGGCAGTATGACCCACCGGCGGGGAGAGCACTTTGGTGTCGAGCAGGTGTGTGCAGACATCTTGGACAGGCGAGATCTCAAGCAGGCGTGCGGCGCTCAGGATGTCGGTCACACTGCTGCGGCTGACTGTGAGTGTGGCCGTGTAGGCGAAGTCCAGCAGTGCGGCGAGCGCCTCGGCACACACAAAGTCCAGTGCATAGACGCTTTGCCGCTCAGCAGCCAGGCCAGAGGTGAAGAGTTTGTGGAAGTAGGAGCTGCAGGAGGCCAGAACGGAGCGGTGCGCTGGGAACTCGCGCTCCTGAACCACCAGCAGCACGTCACACAGCAGACCGCTGTGCCGCTGCCGGTTAAGGCCATCCAGCAGGTCGGCACTGTGCTCGGGGAAGGGGATGCCCACTGGGCCCTCTTCCGCTTCACAAGCCCGCCCGCCGGCCCCCGACGACATCTTCCACCAGCCTGCCGTCGAGCCGCCAATCGCAGCCACAGCCCTCGCCTCCGTCCTGCCGTCTgtttgtctgcctgtctgtgaaAACAAATAATAGTGCATGTCAGGAATGCCTGCAGAGACTTTACTCACATTGGACATGGACACAATGTCCAAAGACTACCATGTCTTTATCATTGGCCTTAAGTGTACTTTGGACTCCAAAATACGATCTTACTtactatgatttttttttattgctactTTTAAATTGTACGTTGTACTTCTAATATATGGACAATGTGTCTTAGACAGAATTTTTCAATCAACCTTAATGCTGACCAAAATATTTTAGAACTCTTCAGGTAATCAATTCAACTCATCAAGTCTCATTAACTCATTggattgctgtttttttttttttttttaactcccaCTTTCCTTCTGTTGCCTTTTAACTATGCTAATGTCCTCATCTCAGTTGATGAATAACCTGATGAAATATTTGCTTTTGTTAAGATGACAAGGTATCTACTTTGGAATTATTTTTGGTGTCCACAGGTAATCCTCTAGTATGTCTGACTGCTCAGCATTTTGACTCCTACCAGTAAATTTCTGGGTAAACCTCGATGTGTGAGGACTATGTTTCTTTTAAAGTTTGTTCCTCAAAAATGTAGGGAGCTCTTCCTTGCCAATTTCATTATAGGTTTGCTTACTGAGGTTTTGAAACGAGATccctgtaaagctgctttgtgaCAATTAAAGACTTTGTGGACTTATTGCAGACTTATCATTTAAGCAAGTTTGTGTACAGTTGGAAAGCAACTGTATTCATTTTAACCCACTAAAAACTTAGTTTAAGTATAAGAAATGGCTGTGATTTTTCAGCTGGCCATCTGTCAGTCTAGCTTTAAAAAAATTCATGCAATGCAAACTTTGATCTTTTGATAAATATATGAGAAAATATCGGTGACGTTTTGAAACAGATATAGTGATGGTCACTCGCAGAAAACGATTCCCCAGTAAATATGAGAATAGGCAGCCATTTGTGAGGACAGCATGCAAATTCGGAGAATGAAGTAACTGAagcttcttcttcctcttatgTTGACAGTTTTTCTTACTTCAGACTTCAGTCCTTTTTAGAATCTCACTTCCTTCTGGGGTCGACCAGTTTGTGAGTATTATATAGCTGAAAATGCAAATGTGAATGGCAAGCAGAAGCAAGTACAGAGTGGTCTAACGGTTGCCTTTATCAAACACAGCAAGTCAAAAGACCATGGACTGAGATTACATGAGCAGTCAAACAACACAAGTCTACGTTAAAGAGGATTATTAATGTCGCTGACATAAAACATCAGAACAGTAGATGTGATGTACCCGTCCAAAGACAACATCCTTTTACTAAGCTGCAGACCATTTTAGTTTGCTTTTGGGTAAATTATTTTGTTTCAGAATACACGACCTTTACTTTATAATGAGTCCTATACTTCATACATGACAAAACTttcaacatacatacatacatacaatattaATGGTAAAcaaggccttcttgtccaacatcatgccttcacaaatgcacttttgactgaatgtgttTGACTGAATTTCCCCAGCCACACTTAAAATCTTAATGCCTGTGTTTATCAAATAGGAAGTCTGACAAGCTTTTCATCTGGTGTACGCATAGTTTTGGCCAAATTGTGTAGTAGTCAAGTTTTGGGTCACCGCAGCATTAATGCATTTGGCACAGATTTAAACTGTAGTGGAAAAATGAAACATCTTCCAAAAGACATTCACTTAACTGGTGTTTTGTTGATGGTGGTGAGAAGCACCGTCTAACACATCAGTCCATAATCTCCCACAGGTGGTCAATTTGGTGAGATCTGGTGACTGCAAAAGTCATAACTCAATACAATTTGATACTTATTGAAGTATTCAGTGAGCTTGTATCCTGTGTTATCCTGGCAGAGACCACTTTTGTTACATTGATCAGCTCTTTAGTCACACCACTATGTATTGATTTACAGTGATTCTTTTCCCAAAAGGCACAAGTTTTCCCAAATCATGGAAGCAAAATTCTCTAACAGCATCAGAGCCACTGGCCTAACTTACCCTACGTCTCATTCATTAAGGCATGGTACCATTTTCTTGGTGTATGCCACAAATGCAATAGTTTACTGTTCTCATTATCTGTTTTTGGTGTTAAGTACCAGAAACCCTAGGCAGACATAAGGCCTGCTGGTTCTAGCAGACGAAAAGAATTGAAAGCATGTGCAGTGCAGGCTAAGTGCAGACAGAACGGCACAGTAGTGCACATAGAGGCCAGGGTGGGACAGGGGGTTGCTGAGCGTAGGCCATGGTGGAAAAAACGCACTGGATGAGGACACGCATGAAAGTAAGAGAACAGTATTAAATAGGGAGGTTGTCAATCCGGTCTAAGCCGGTTACCCCACCCTGCACTGTGTGCCAAGTTTCAGCAAAGGCCTGTCCCCTTCGCTCACGTGTTAGGAagattaaaatgatcaaatgcAGCCTGGGCAGCTATGGAGCAAGGTGAAGGGGGGCTTTGCAGGGCAACCATCCATGATTTGTTCATTCAAACACACATGCGAGCCCACTCTTGCACATACGATTACCAAACTCCTCCTCCATCTGACAGAACAGCCCAGCACAGCAGGGGGTTAGGCTGGGGAGGGGGGGTAATTCTCTATAATAGCAGCACATACAAAAGACATTCCTGTTTAACCTGGGCACCCTCCCTCTTCTTCCCTCACACCCTCTTTTTAAAAAACCTGCTTCCTACCTTACCTGTACCACTGGCACACAGGATGGTGCAGAGGTCATGCTTAGGTAAAACACAACCGTAACGCACTCAACAAACCAGTCCGGTCAGGTCTTTAACCTGGGCTATATGTCATCTCAGGAAAAGCTATTAAGCTGACATATTTCCCAGACATATTACTGTGGTGGCACCGTCAAGAGTATATCTCGTAAAGCATAATTGTAGTGTCACATCATTAGGATAAGCTCTTGAACCCTAAAGGGATATTTAGTGTTGATATCAACCACATCTGTAGCGTATATTGTGATTACAATGGGGCTGTCAACAAATGCTCAGTGAACTCCTAAGTCAGAATTATATTGGTAAGACACACTTTAATATCCAGAGTATCTGGAGTactacagtatacacactaGTGTCCAGAATCTGCCATTAAAAATGTTAACTTAAGTCTAAAAGACACATGAATAGACACTGAGGGAAAATTACTCACTTTAAGAATCAGGATGAGGATTTTCTGGGTGGCTTCTTTATGATCTGAACTACCTTTATGACACCTTAGGTTGTATAATGAAATACACTATAAGGCCAAGtacatttggacacctgaccatgagtttgtcagacatcccatttaaaaaacaaatggtattaaaattgaGTGCCCCTtatgtgaccttttcagctatACCAACTGCCACTTTTCTAAGTTGGTTTgaagactttgaaatatgtctgtgggaattttgtgCTCATCCAATCAAaagggcactgatgttgatcaagaaagcctcaattaatgttccagttcatttcagagctgttcagtgaagCTGAggccagggctctgtgcaggctactggagtttcttcaaacCAGGCTTTTAGTACCACCAGTATCAAAAAGCATGAAGCAAAAATATGCCCTTATGTCTGTGCCATCTAGCTCACCCTTTTTATTTGCACTGTCAAAGCTAGACATACCGGAGCCCCTGTTTGTACTGTAATCAATATTTACACTATTTTAACGGTTTTGTATGGTTACattattgctaacaagtgtttTCTCTTTTTGTCAAACTGTATGTGTGGTTCTGTGGTCAGAGGCAATACTGAAGTAGATTGCTGGTTAGACAATCCTAATACATTCCCCTCGCCTGCTTCTGCTGATGtcttctttttactttttaatctgGGAGCCATCTGCACTTCCTGCTAAAGTGAATAATCCCACCTGGACACCTCAGAGACTGCACTAGACTAGAATTGCTGCTGTGACTATAAACTTTTACAGCTTTGCAAAACGTAAATATGCCTTAGTGGAGACTCATATTCACAACCTGCTACACCTGACATCATTTCTATGTTCCAGACAGTACTGTTCACCTTTCTGTAATACTGTCAAGCTTTAAAGAACTATTTAAGAAATAAATCTTACTAACTGGTGTTGCCAGAGAACGATGGATTCCCCTTTGCAGACTGTTTCCTTTAAAAGGTATTTCAGGTAGTTTTTCCTTGCTAATGTTATGGGCTAATGGGCTAGCTTATTAGTGGTATCTGCAAAGCTGATTGGCAAAAAATACCACATAAATAAAACTTGATTGTATTAATGTCTGAATTATTTGTGTGATCacttatttttatgtaatactTATTTGAAGAGTTTCATATAACAGTTAGCAAACGAGAACCAAATGGACTTCAGGTCACATGCATTTGGGTACTCTAAGTAGGCTAATAGTTAAAGCTAAATCGTTTTGATATGAAATACTTGTCTCAGCTTTCTAACTTTACATGAGTCTAGGTTAAAGTGGAATTTATATTGGTGATAACACTCGTGTACAAACTCAGTCAAATAACAGAGACACACCTATGTTGTGGAAAACCCCACCCTGTACATGCAACCTGTGCATAACTCAATTAAGAAGAGACATTTAAGTTCGAAGATCAATTTTAGTCTGAATAATGTATGTAATTTTGCTATTAGCTCCTTACTGTTAATATGCACTTCAACtttaaaaagtattaagtaTAGTGCCATTGTCTGATCATGTGTGGTAATCACTTCCTAAGTCTGCCATAAATGTGTGTCAGATGTTACATGCATGCATAGTTgtggtattttaatgatttatgcaAGTGTCTTTTGTGACCTAATGATTGAAACACATACATCTGTGTcccaaaaagaaaaggaaaaaacagtGATTCAAACTTACATGACCAGTGGAGAAAGAAGTCCCTATATCTTCTTTTTGTTCGTCCATGTGTACAGCAATAAACTTTAGTCAAGCTTTAAGGTATCTTATTTAGAGCAGGGTCTTGCATGGCAGCCTAAAGTCCACACCAATATAATGTTTGCTTGTTGACATGTTTTTGATGGTTCTTGAAATACATCTAACCTCATGAACTTTTCTGCATAAAATAACAGTTAAAATTTTCTGTCCAACcctggcaagagaccactgttccatctcATTTTTAATGGGTGCATTCAAACTAGCCCTTTTAGATGACATGTTTTTGATGGTTCTTGTACATGTCTAACCTGGTGGACAAATTTATTTTCTGCATAAAATAACAGTTCGAATTTTCTGTCCAACCCTGgcgagagaccactgttccatcttatttttaataagtgcagtcaaactagcccttttAGATGAGTACAAAGTTATCAGCTGTTAATCAATAACAAGAAACAAGCGACGCCATGCCTCAAATTAATCAAATTAATGTTTTGCTATTTAACCATTGTCATAGAAAACAAAGAATTGCAGAAATTAAAAATTCCAAGACTACCATAATATACAATTGCAATCAGACTGTTAACAGtgaaaatatttattgatacattTATTGCTAAGTTTACAtaattttgagtttaaatgaaaagcatcTAGTTCTCTTCACAAGTGTAGATGTGCACTATTAGTAAACCCCCCacctcagtacttggtggaacatcctttggccttgataacctctaataagcaaTTCCAGTAAGTGCTAACAATGTTCGGacacctctcttgtggaatctttgCCCATTATTCTCgagcaaaagcttccagctcaatGAGGTTTAATGGCTTTCTAGCTGCAACTGTTTTCTCTtaatcccaccaaagattttgtatgggatttaaatctggaagAAGACCACTTCAGGATATTCCAGCACTGAATTCTTCAAATTTGAATGACCTGAAtgtgtgcttgggatcattgtcttgctagAAAGTTCAATATCACCACAGAAGGCATAACATGTGTCAGTCACAGTCAAGTTTGCTAGTTCCTGCGGCATAAAATATCCCCAAATCATCACTGATTTACCTACATAGAGTATTTGACAGTGGGGATAGTATTCTTTTGGTCAAAGCCTTACTTTTCTTGCACCAGGCAAAGCATTGTCCCATATGTCCAAACAGTTCAACCTTCGATTTGTCACTCCATAAAACTATGGCACAGAATTCTGCAGTCCTATTCCTGTCAACCCTTCCTGTTTTTTGTGGTCAAGTTTGATGTGCATTGTGGAGTCTGGCTATGTAGTCATGGTTGTAAAACGATGTTCTTACtgttgccactgacacatttgtcccagcccTCATCAGCTCATCATATAGGTATTTTGCATGAAAGTCTCTAGGTGAAATTTTGTGCTTTCTCAGGCAGGTTTGCGGTTACACTTTGGAACTTCCAGACAGCACTCCCAATAATGTCTCTAGGAATGGAAATCTTCTTATACTCATCGCCCTTTGGAACAATGAAATGATCTCCAttctcagcttttgtgacagcaTTCACGTTTGCAAAAGACCTTGAACGCTTAAACTCTGAATGGTGTTTGTATAACATCACATTTAATCAGCCAATTAAGTGTCGTTATTGAGCCCCaaaggtttaatcatgttgtaaccctactttaggtcatacagtcTAGCAGTaagttttaagatcagcaatattgggtaaaagttaaataattgtgacatgtcagtattaacaaaatatcctgctattctaaaataccacatcattttctttgttcatttgctgcatcattcaactgatgaatactttatttaaagcaaaatgtagcTCCACAGAAAATTTTAAAGGTATAAATCCGTTCTTTGGGGGGCTGAATATTGCCAATTGCAACTGTGCAGGTCACTTACAACTGCAGCTCATCATTTCAGAGCTCAGActaagcatttatttattcatcatcaAAATCACTGAAAAAAACAAGTGGAACAAGTAATGGAAGAGAACCAGTTATCACTTGAGAAAGAATTTACCCCAAAAAAATCTGGATGGCTGGACAAACTTGTAGGTTTACCGTTTCATAGTGCAAAGGCTGTCTGAGAAATGTAGGATGTAATACACCGTAGAACTTATAAAAACTCAGAATCTCAAAAACTACAACACAAAATGTTATTTTCCCTTGTGATTAGTTTCATTTGGTGAGTAAGACCAAACATTCAAATTATTAATAAGCAAATACTTTTCaatgacattaataaaaacCTTAAGCATATCCTAATCTTAATATATGCCATGCACACAACTATAATACACCTTAAACAAGCCCTTCTAATAATAGTCGTAATAGTAACACTTTCATATCCTATATATCAAAGGTAATGGCAGTATGCCCATCTCTGTTTAGCTTTTACTTCCTGTGCCACAATGATGGGCACCTGCATGCCTAGTTTCGACACCACAACCTATCCTTTGTTTTCTCTGGAAGCCCTGATAAAGACCCATCTGCTTGGCTGACAAGCGCTTATTTTACTATCTCTGCCATTGCTTATTTGAATAGACCAGGGTCAGGACCAGCCTGGAGGCTGGGAGTAACGGACAGTACCTAGCAAATTTAGAGAGAAGGGATGAAATTTGTATATAATACTACACACAATCAGATCTAAGAGGACCTGCAGTGTGAATATCTGTAAACTGGGAATAAAAAAGAGAGAGTGTGCTAAGTAAAAACTGCAATACGCGGTCCAGCAACAGCTAGTTGTAGTCAAAACATGGGAAGAATCAAAATATTTGCCCCTGTTTTAGATTAAACCCCACCTGGTCTAAAAGAAATAGGGAACACGGCAAACAAACCCGATCCTGACACCTTCTCATGGCTTCAAACATTCCTCATCACTAATTCATTGC contains these protein-coding regions:
- the zbtb7a gene encoding zinc finger and BTB domain-containing protein 7A, which gives rise to MSSGAGGRACEAEEGPVGIPFPEHSADLLDGLNRQRHSGLLCDVLLVVQEREFPAHRSVLASCSSYFHKLFTSGLAAERQSVYALDFVCAEALAALLDFAYTATLTVSRSSVTDILSAARLLEISPVQDVCTHLLDTKVLSPPTCDRKEDELEEDEERGRCSRVRAREYLEFFQRGAQWSSSCSTPELRDLPAQLHFSQRNGADRNGTPSSYFNPLAPALTMHPPPEPEDSHGERQDTKDVLLWTQGNGTEALSHFYVPSSQNGHYYLHQVEPKTEREAEAVRETERGPASALLQQMMDSIERQKERPAGVKDEGDDGEDHDVEFYLKYFNSVQREEVSAPLWTSVRGAGGGGPGGQPSTGGASGERKMRSKAFQKCPICSKVIQGAGKLPRHIRTHTGEKPYECAICKVRFTRQDKLKVHMRKHTGEKPYLCTQCGAAFAHNYDLKNHMRVHTGLRPYQCSSCFKTFVRSDHLHRHLKKDGCNGIPSRRGRKPRLREPEVLEAPLELTSAGQRSARGRRHPEEEEDEEEESISVAVMEDAHESLTHSPLADRDVRGDATVRRRDAMTP